The region ttagttttaatttttctttcgAATTAGATTAGGACtgtgtgttttgttttttactaAATAGCTGCCTACCTCGGATCAAATCTTGaagttaagaaaaatattgccCTAAAGTCATTACAAACTGAAAATTTATGAAGAATGGGGTCCATAAATTTAAGACCTAAATTTCAGTGACATACTAGCGAAgctttttactgttctgtgagcGAAGCTATATTCCCATTAAGTTCGGTTATAAGAAGTTTCTACATAAAAGCCATTTTTTTCGTCAGAAGGTATGTAtgcaaaaaaactaaaacaataatttgtaaatatgtaccttcATCCAAGGTTAATGCTTGTGATAGTGTGAATCCTGTTACGAGCAATAAGGCTAGGGCGCGGGTGGCCCGAGAAGCCATATTTCCTGCAAATGTAAAGaagtgttattattttaaatcaatgctttttatatattaaatattttaaaccaatcaaataaaatttaaacttaactTGGATTATGtaccaaaaatatatagatacatTTACGCGAaacgttaaattttatacaagtctgttttttttttataataatttaaaataagcgGGTAAGGAAACTTATTCTAAATtcgaatattttctttttttgtattgttaattttactattttttataagttaagGTGCGATACAAAATTtactaattgtttttaaaaatatgatacctacttaattttcTGTCGCTGCTAAACGAATTTATCGACAATATCGTATtcacttaaattaaataaaatacacggCACTTTCGCGCACCAGATTTCATTTATCGAtttctgcaaataaaatttgcaCTGAGTGCGCGTACGCAGGAAGCTTACGCGCAAACTCGACTGAGCAATGAGCTTTATGCCACAAACATTATCAAGTTGAGTCATGCTCAAATATCGGCAATGTATAATGTGTAGCATCACCTTTATGTATACTCtatggtatttttaataatagcaaTTCAGCacgagataaaaataaatatcttgtCTATACCTTTGTTTGAGAAGAGTGACTTGTCTGCAATCGTAAATGTCATATTTAGTGGAAAAGTAGTGAATTTGAGTgcaatttaattgaaatggCTGAAAATAGGGAAGAAATTCTTGCAAATTTTCAGGTAACGGGCTTACTGATAAGaaataatgtttgaaaataattaactgtGAAATATGGCAAGAAAATACCAGGTTATGTGAAAATGAAAACAGTGACTGTTAAAACTCCTTTATCTCTTTGTATCTTTGTTATAGAATTTTTAGAAattgttatatatattagtatttgttaattaaatgtatagtCATTCAATTTTCACGAGTGCTTGTTGCAATAAGGTGCACACTGCTTGTTTCTGTAACAATGAAATCTTCGTCCTTTGTGATGGGTTTACTATTTAcgccttattttttaaacacatcacattttttttttattaacttcgGCCTCGAAATCGATAGATTATAtagcatttttaattaaattgtttcaaaAGATCTCTTAGTAAtgattttcattatttcttcTTTGTAGAGCATTACCAATGTGGAAGATGTTGCTGAAGCAATATTTCATTTAGAAGAATCAAATTGGGATCTACTGGTATGTGATTTGATTAACACACATCTAGGTTAAGCCATTGTTAATTGAaatcttatcttaatatatcttaatattcttaataatatatattataaaggcgaaagtttgtaagtgtggatgtatggatgtttgttactctttcacgtaaaaactactgaaccgattacaatgaaattaagcacacatatagagggtcacttggattaacacataggatagtttttatcccggaaatcccacgggaacgggaactatgcgggttttcctttgcaaacgcggacgaagccgcgggtggaaatctagtttttatataaagtagAATTTAATGACAAAGAATTGTGATTCATATTCaagtaattttatctttagataattaatatttgtaggtatttgtataaatacctGTTTGATCAATTATGGCTAGCATAAATTATGCTTTATTtagctatttttattatataccaactctttaaatgtaaattatttttgcagtCGGCAATAAATAGAGTAATGCCACAGGATGGCAACTCAACAACTCAGTCCAATAGCACGCATGATGTGGAGATGATTGACGATGACATATCTGTGATAACTCCAAAAAATCACCCACCAGgtaaaatatagattaaaaattaaatttatgtttattgaaataaacttgTATTCTCATTTGTTTCAATAAAATCGATAGTATGGGAGcttttaatctaaaaatatataaaagaggaACTAGAAGACACAAATTGTGTgctcatttaaaatatctaaactATAAAATGCAGTCAGAGgtacaatacaaattatattgtataatttacaaggcatatttaaaaaaaaatattctttttatcttattttagaTCGGGAAGATGTTAATCAAGCATCAACATCCGCACTAGGCAACAGTTACTCAGATTTAGTTGAACTACAAGTTAGCTGTAATAATAAGATACATGAGATCAAAATGTCGGGTTCCGCTACAGTCAGTAAGtaccaattttattttagaactTAGCAGAACTTTCAAGTAACATGTTCCTCttgtttgtgtaaaataatatgttttgtttcatTGTACTTaagtatttacataatacactagatgtgccgcgcggtttcacccgcgtggctccgctcctgttggtcttagcgtgataatatatagcctatattactcgtggataatgtagctttcgaatggtgatagaatttttaaaatcggtccagtagtttatgagcctattcattacaatcaaacaaacaaacaaacaaagttttcctctttataatattagtgtagatgtagATATATGCATGACAAATTAGTTAGTAATCAAATTTAATTCTTTatatacaatagttatttatataggagttttataattttcatctCACTCCAAATAAGTGCGATAAGAAATATGAAAactaattgaaaaaattaaatccaaaaaaatataattatcatacCTGTTTTTATCTTATATATTTCTCTTTCTATCTGTTTATGCcacaatttgttaaaaatgtcTATAAACTGCTACACATTATTCATATTACGTGTTTCAGGTGATCTCAAAAAGCGAATGGAAACACTATTCGGCATACCAGTTTGCCAGCAACAAATCTCAGGGCTCGGCGGATCAAAGGCGACGTCCAGCGCTCTACTGTCGAGTTTAGGGCTTGCGCGTAATGCTGTGCTGCGGTTAAAAGCTGCAGATAGAGTAATGGCTGATGATGAGTGAGTATATAGTTTGTTATTGATAGTGTTTTGTTTTCAAGTGGGTTGATAAAGGTAAAATGGTCTTTAGGATGTATATGTATGTCGCAGTCATCTGGTTGAATGCGCGTTCATTGAATAACGACATTAAAGCGAACTTCACTAAACGTCCAACTAGAGAGCGTAGCCGTGGTATTGTAACAGAGCGGATAAAATGCATAATGTTGAATGACGACAGAATTTACTTTTCCAAACGTCTATAAGAAGTTGGTTGCGAGGTGTCGGAGACAAcggaatttaatatttttttagtgtaTCCTGTGTTTTGTTCATTAATGcatttaagttttatccattacatattatgttataaataataatactaattatttttttgcgatAAATTGGAAATTGTCTTCAGGTATAAATAATACTATGTTAAGATTTATTCTTACTAATTTTTCATTGATATACCAGGGTAGCAGAAAGACTGACCACAACATACACGTTACGAGTGAAGCACGACGACAGAGAGTACACACTAAAGTACCCGGGCACCAAAACAGTTCAAGACGTTAAGAATGATTTGTTCTCGTTAACGGACATACCTGTACGGCATCAGGTTAGtgaaagttttgtttttaatttttataggtaacattgttattttatagatgATGACGATTGTAAtggaaaaatttttttttttttttttttttgatgtcACATCTGCAATCAGTCAGAAAAACTATAAGCAggtcggtttaaatgtgtggaCGATTGGGCGAAGCTAAGGCCAGTGCCTTAGTTCGTCTTAATTAGGGAGCACGTCAGCTCTCTTCAGTCTTTGTATAGCTTTAGGCTGTAGGAGTATGTGTGATAGTGGGTTTGGATGGGATGTCAAACGATCTTTGTATTTAGTTGTAAAGCGATTTGCTTCTTCTGTAATTGTAGGCATTTCCAGATATTCATGGATTTCTGTATTGCGGGCGTACCATGGAGCAGCAGATATCACTCTGAGAATGTTATTCTGTGTTCTTTGTAGGCAGTTTATATTTGATTTGCTGGCTGATGACCACAACTGGATTCCATAAGTCCAAATCGGTTTAATTACAGAGCAGTAGACTCTTAGTTTATTGCTCAGGGATAGACTTGATTGCCTCCCAAGAAGCCAAAGTAAGTTTCTGAATCTGAAATTCACTTCATTTcgcttatttttaatatgttctttCCATGTCATCCTTCTGTCCAGATAGAAACCCAGGTATTTGACACAGGTTGATTGTGGTAGGGTGTTGTTACCTAATTTGGGTGCTGGGCAGTTTTCACGTCGTAAAGTGAACGTAATGTGGTGAGATTTTGGGACGCTAGCTTTTATACGCCACTTGTTTAACCACTCCTTAGTGTGGTCAAGTTGAACTTGCAGCAAATTACTTGCCTCCACTGGATTGGTGTTGCACGCCAGAAACGCTGCATCATCAGCATACGTCGCTATTGTAACATTTGGTAGCTGAGGAAGATCGcaggtaaatatattatataaagtaggACCAAGAACCGAGCCTTGGGGTACTCCGGCATGGCAGCTGTGTAAAGCAGATCTTGCGTCTCCTTGTTTCACGCGAAACATTCTCTCTCTAAGGTATGAGGCCAGTAAGGTATAGAAAGAATGTGGAAGATGTTTTTTAATCTTGTACAGTAATCCTTTATGCCATACACGATCAAATGCTTGTTGGATGTCTAGAAAAACAGCCGAACAGTATTCTTTTTTCTCCAGACAGTGTCTCACAGTGTGGTAGACTCTGTGTACTTGTTCTATAGTAGAGTGTCGCGTACGAAAGCCAAACTGGTGATCAGGAATGACTTGGTCAGAATCGATGAATGAACGTAGCCGGGTAAGAGTAATCCTTTCCCACAATTTACTCAGAATCGGAGTTAGGCTAATAGGACGGTGAGATGAGGCGTCGTTGACTGGCTTTCCTGATTTGTGTATCATAACTACTtcagatattttccagatgGTAGGTACATAAGATGTTCTGAAGATTGCATTAAAAAGGGAAGTTAAAAACACGATGCACTTTCTAGGAAGCTCTTTGATAACCTTTGGAGTAATCAGGTCGAACCCAGGAGCCTTTTTTGGGTCTAGTTCGGCTATCTCTTTCAATAATTCCCGTGGAGAAGTAGGTCTTATTGGTAAAGAAAGTTGCAGATCTTGATTTAGAAAACTATCTATTTCAGTGTCTTCAGGGGTTTCCGCTTCATTCGGCTTGAACACTTCAGCAAGATAACGGGCAAATGTCTCTGCCTTTTCTGCTTCTGTACGAGCCCACGTGTTCCCGTTCCGAATTGGTGGAGAACACTGTTGGGGTTGTGGTAATATTTTGGTGGCCTTCCAAAGGGAATGTATTCCAAGAGCACTAGGAGACATTTTTTCTAATCTTTGTTTGACGGAATCGTTTGTAGTTACACTAAGAAGATTTTTAAGATCTTTAATTGCTTTATTGAAGCGCTTTTTATCCTCGCTGTTACGAGAAAGCTGCCAAACTCGTCGAAGGCGACGCTTTTCTCTTATTTTATCGCGTAATTCGAGTGGAATCAAAATATCCGTATGTGACTCTTTCAGAGTAGGAGTGCTTATCCACGCTGCCACTTGAATCAGGTTGGTTATATAAAGTGATGCATACTCCACGTCTTCAGCAGTTTTAAGCGGGAGCTTAAGATTAACATTGTCTTCAAGGTGTTTACGGAAGCAGTTCCAGTCTGTTTTTCCATTAGTTAAATACGAGCTCTGGGTGTCTCGGATTAAGGCAGTTGAACCCACAGTCAACACCACTGGTGTGTGATCGGAAGATCCATCTAGGCTTGACTCGGTATAGGTATTCTGTTGACATATACCTTTTGTTATGAAGAAGTCTAGAAGATCGGGTGTTTTATTTGTGTCTGTGGGCCAATATGTAGGTTCTCCTGTAGACATAGTAAGTAAATGGTTGGCTTCaacactattttttaattccctGCCTCTGGGAGTTACCAGTCTCGATCCCCAGTATGAGTGCTTTGCGTTCCAGTCACCGCCAGCTATGAAACGTGCTCCTAATCCTTTGAAGAATTCAGTAAACAAATTCTCTTTAATGATATGACGGGGTGGACAGTATATCGCTGAGAGGATAAGTGGTCCAGTTTTATCATTTATCTGTATGGATGTAGCTTGTAGGTAGGTGGTTTCACACGGACCGAGAAGACAATGCTTTATGTTATCTCTAATTACTATTGCAGTCCCAGCATGAGCTCCACCGTCAGGGTGCGAAGTGAAATAAACACAGTATCCCCGAATGCAAATACGCGATCTTGACGTAGTGTGGGATTCTGATATAAGACAGACGTCGAGCTTGTTAGTTCTCATGATAGTCTCAAGTTCATTAGCATTAGGAGCAAGTCCATTGATATTCCACGTGGCAATACGTAAGCAGGTCATTTTGAAAGTTTTGAAATGAGTGTGGTTATAAGTCCTACAAGAGAACCTATTTGTTGAATTAAGAGATCCATTTTCTCACTTTGTTTGGCAATTAAATCTTCTAATATGGAATTAGATTGTTGTACGGTTTGAGGTTGTTGAAGAGGGGGCGGTGTACCTTTGACGACATCAGCGTATGTGTTATTCCGGTTATTACTAAACTTATCAGAGTCAACGTGGTTCTGGGCGGTGGGTATACTAGCGAGATTTGTCCTTTCTCTTGTTTTTGCTTGAGAGGAGATTTTGGAGCTAAGCGTAGGGATTTTGTTCCTACGGGCTAAAAtttctttatatatttcaCAGCCTTTGTAATTAGCAGGGTGATCACAGGAGCATAAGGCGCACTTAGCTGGAGTTGATCTATCTTTCTTTTTGCATTCGGAGGTTTTATGGCCTTCACCACATTTTACACATCTAAATGGTCTCATACAGTTATTTTTTGAATGACCATATTGTTGACAACGTTGACACTGCacaataaattttgatttacgATGGTCttcaatttttactttttgctGGGCAATATATTCAATCTTTTTTACCAGAGGGTTGTTAACACTTGGTTCAATATTGACGAAAAACGTCGTTGTTGGTTTCTTGTCTGGGCCATATCGCGCATTGATAATTTCACCTCTTACTTTATTATTGGTTCCTTCAACAGCTTTAGCAATAGCTTCAAGCGGAGTGAGATGATGCAAATTCTTAATGACAAAACGATAACATTTTGCGTCTTTAGGAGTAAAAGTGTGTCCTATGAGGCCATTATCTCTGAGAAGcttaataattttcttgtaGTCGTCTGAAGTCTTAATAAGCACGTGAAGAATATTTTTGCTTATTAATTTCAGTTTATATTCTTCTTTATGGCTAACTGTTTCAATGAGTTTAGTTAATTCGTTAATATCTTCTATGCCACTCAAAACTATAGGAGGCGGTTTGCTAGGCTTAAGGATTTTTGTAACAGTAATGTCCTCTTTTGGATCGAGTGGTAGGTTACCAAACCGGTTCTTAGTTACAGTTGTAGCTTTCTGTGGAGGAGATTCACTCATTTTTCTCTTCTTATTGCTACGAGGCAAAGGCACACGTTGCCATGGTGGCGGAGCAGGGTATTGCGAGACAGATTCATTTGTAGTAATTTCATCAGATAAACATGATTGTTGAGCTTCAACTGTTATAGTTGTGGTTTTAGTCGACTGTCCCCTATTTAGTTCAGTAAGGGATGAGGAGCGTTGTCTGCTAAAATAGCATGGGTTGAGTGCTTGTTGCTTAAGTATTTTGTGTTGTGGTTGTGTTAGTTTTTCAGGGTTAGTGCTCATTTTTGTTCCCACGAGTAGGGTCGATAAATTAGGTCGCTCACAGGGTAACGCCCATTCCTGTGAGAAGGCACTCTACAACGATGTGAGCCAGGTCCATCGAGGTTTGCGTTAGCGACTGTAAACCCACAGCCATCCATCCTTTCAGCACGGTCACACCTTAGGATTggggtatttttttataagaggTTGTCATCCTCGCGACACAGGCAGTCAAGCCAAGGTCCCCGTTCTAGCGAAACATGACCACTAGTTTACGGGCGTGAAGGTCATTTCCTACCTCCAGCATTGCAAGCTGTTAAGCTCGAGTAGGTTAGTTGACCGCCGCCTACGACTCGGCGTTAATTGCTCATTTAGCACCACCCAGGGGACACGTGTAGGGTGGGTCTTTAATAGAAAAGGTGGTAAGTCCTACGGACGCGAGCAACTTTGTCCCCCAAAGCAACTTTGTCCCCCATGTTTGGAAAAATGTTTAGCAATTGTATAGTTCTAAcacaagaagaaaaaaaatattttatgctcGCCGTTTTCAAGGTTATgttgttgaattttgatgAATTGTCAAATGTTCCCTATTGAAATGCCTCCactttaatattacattaaaatgttttataagttCGCAGAATTGTTCTTTCACTTGAACTGACTTGTATCCTGGCAAAACGTTTATTACAATAtgacaaaatatgttctttaggttaagtaaatttaaatgtatgtatcaAGCTTGTTGTGGCAATAAacgttttcattcattcattcattcattattcCTTATAACagcaaacaaaatttatcCCTGGACACAAAACTttcaactatttttttaaacttttaggTATGGACAGGTTGGCCCAATGTTACTGGACTAGATGATACAGTGTTAGCAATGGTAGGGCTAGAACTGCCACAACACGACTTATTCGTGAAACGAGCACCGAGCAAGCAGAAGGAATACAAGAGAGTGAGTAACATGATTTCATCAGCATCATTCCCCAATAAATAAgcaataagtttttttttttttaatttgaatataatttgaaaataaactgTTTTGTTTATGTGTCGATAAATATCTGTGATTCAGTTTTAGCAGTAGATACAACACAATATTGCATACTGAGAGTAAGAGTATcaatacacatattatatttaattcttatgtatttttttgcaGATAATAGTGGACAGTTCGGATAGTGAAAACAGTTCTGTGGAGGAAATAGAAGATGGTGATTCTTTCCCCACTGAAGACGATATGTTTGTTGATGTGCCATCAGAAAGATTACAGCCGTTAAGTAagtatattctttattttttattaagtattttcatttttcaatagtCCTGGTAATGAAGAATATACAAATTTTTCTTCTATATTTAGTGACAGCAGGGCTAAAACGGTCACTTTTTGTGATGATATTATGGATCTGAaatgaaatgttatttaaaaataattcctaatattatagtaagtatagtttatttgagttaagtttattaatattcataatattagagtATATAATGAATTTGACTTGggcttttatataaaatagacGTATTTTGTCTTCTTTTTCACAttattttgacaaaatatatcaattttttataaagattacAAGCTAAAACGTAATTATTTCTAGTGTCAGACCACGTGGAAGACGAAGCGCTAGGTTGTATAGAGTTCGCGCAGCGCTTCCGCACGCGGTACGGGCCCAACACGCCCAACTTCTTTGAAGGGACCCTGCAAGACGCCATCAAGGAGTCCTGCTTGAAGCCCGCTAAAGAGGtagttattacattattataatctatacgaataaagctgaagctgagtttgtttgtttgaacgcgttaatctcgggaactactggtccgatttgaaatatttttttgctgttAGATTTATCGAGGCTTTatggctatatatcatctcgctgagaccaacaggagcagagcactgcgggtaaaaccgcggagcacaacTTGTATATGAGTATGGCCGCCAAAAATTGTAcattcaagaaaaaaaaaatgtccttGTCATTTTATATAGCaccagatttttttatatagtaattatggtagtttttaaatagtttcagCTTcactatgttatatttatcattatattaataatttaaattaattttgagtgCCTTTAACAagctcaatattttttttttgaaatgctTATTTTCCTTTCCATACTAAAATCATGTGTCCCACTTAGTCATCTCACACTTTGAAGTcacaaaattatgcaaaaatctattgatacctgtaaaattttggtatttttaaattattctgtaAACTTGTGGATAGTTTTAACaagttctaataaaaataacataaaagaaattaatataaaactcacTTAAAACTATGTCTCACTTTTTTTCACGAATGATACTTCACGCACGGTTACCATAAAATAACACCCTAAATAACTAGATATCCaagccacaaaaatatttttaagtagtgACAACACCGATTTACATGTTGGCCAACctttagtaaaaaaatcgCCATTCTGTTACTGTCAAAGTTAATCGAAAGGTAGTCGGCATTTTTGCTTcgcaacattttaataattttgagtgAGAATTATGCAAGGTAAGAATacaaatttactatattatttaaattatgtgtgTAGCTTTAGTGTTCTAGTAACAAATCAAACTATGCGGCGTCTTATTACTACAATACTTTGGCGAATAAAGGCTTTTTAGGTTATGTCCAACCGTATTTTTATTCACGAATGATACCATGTGTTACTATTGTGTTACGTAACATCCGTGAGCGGCTCTTAGGGGTAGTACTCACTAGAGaatctaaagttaaaaatttacttttttacataaaGAGAACCCACTTCAAAAACTATCATGTTTCGGAAGTTAGTAacttttttactataataattcgtattcgtaattaatatcataagtTGTGAATGATTTTTgcatttgtaagtattatagaaatacaaaatttgagaaataaaactttttctttaatatttaaatttgttttattgagttttaaagtaatttaatcaaataatttaattaacaatataaaacagaaatgtaaaaaaaatctcctgCATTATTAGTTGTAATGTACACTAGGCTTAACAAAATCACGTATGTTACTATCAGTCACGTATGTTACGGTGTGTTACGATTTCACGACTgttattgtacaatatttgGCGGCCATACTCATATTgaactattttattgttaatcaTCTCAAGCATCCTGCATTACTACTTTATGCATTGGACAGTTCGCCCgtatacaaacaaacatttggGTCGAGTCAGCTGAAAACTGTGAAAATGGaaagtaaacatttttaaatatcaattgcGTTTTACATTGAAGTTGACGTGAGCGCAAGCtggttgtaatttttttttttaatattttttttaatgttttcagagaaaactcCTCGGCGTATACCTCCACCACGAACAATCAGTGCTGTCAAACGTGTTCTGCGCGCAGCTGCTCGGCTGCGAGACAGTACTACAGACGCTAGCCGCTAACTTCGTTGTGTACGGCTGGGATCTGACGCACCCGGATAATATGAACTTGTgagttttttgtgtatttattcaaCGGACCCAGTTCACTACTTGccaattatatattatggaCCTGATGGCTGATAgcctatttttatttgtttttttttttttttttgttaatatcgTGTACATTTTTGTCATATTAACTAACTCGTAAGGTTATTCAACATTATAAACAGTAAAATCGGCTGTTAGTTGTGCTGTgatttgcaaaaaaaatattaaattgtattaaaaaatattgaaaacaattttaatgaagtgttcttattatattaattgttgaatgtaaaataaataaatttaaaataatttccataTGAATCTTGATATTTGTTAATac is a window of Colias croceus chromosome 17, ilColCroc2.1 DNA encoding:
- the LOC123699348 gene encoding FAS-associated factor 1, producing the protein MAENREEILANFQSITNVEDVAEAIFHLEESNWDLLSAINRVMPQDGNSTTQSNSTHDVEMIDDDISVITPKNHPPDREDVNQASTSALGNSYSDLVELQVSCNNKIHEIKMSGSATVSDLKKRMETLFGIPVCQQQISGLGGSKATSSALLSSLGLARNAVLRLKAADRVMADDEVAERLTTTYTLRVKHDDREYTLKYPGTKTVQDVKNDLFSLTDIPVRHQVWTGWPNVTGLDDTVLAMVGLELPQHDLFVKRAPSKQKEYKRIIVDSSDSENSSVEEIEDGDSFPTEDDMFVDVPSERLQPLMSDHVEDEALGCIEFAQRFRTRYGPNTPNFFEGTLQDAIKESCLKPAKERKLLGVYLHHEQSVLSNVFCAQLLGCETVLQTLAANFVVYGWDLTHPDNMNLLLTSVTNTLGPVASRTIRSIPIDRLPALLIIMRVRSNTEIYSVINGNVGVSELVGGLVEALERFASQRDEDVKLERERLARQRVKWEQDEAYQRSLEADRAKEEFKKQQEFERNQEIERAESERLMEEAKKEALRAGAQARVPAEPSGGEVEVSRIRVRLPPPHHECLERRFHATDTLAALLDFLASKGYPQENYKVISSWPRRDLTTESHSSTLKALKLYPQETIVLEER